In one Populus nigra chromosome 12, ddPopNigr1.1, whole genome shotgun sequence genomic region, the following are encoded:
- the LOC133670123 gene encoding chromo domain-containing protein LHP1 isoform X2 encodes MKGKRKATANPVLADTAEGSSNSLIETQVREGNIGEEKEINWVDNGENREETEGEEEEEEDNDDEEEEEEDPKGKDEKGNLFDEERTKLDEGFFEIEAIRRKRVRKGQLQYLIKWRGWPETANTWEPLENLQSCSDVIDAFEERSSRKRKRKHGAPHTPSKKKQPRSSAVYNVMDVEVSIADKHLPSAPLNKSLLADLPSPSQFIGLGHGGESNGDVNNIKTSKQTDENGSINGSKHIFERKEDNEYDPKLSELIGTIPNIDVNTNKFTIHFQEEKASEGNGIANGLPKVDYADLVQNSRCTGAKKRKSGSVKRFKKDSVMCEQVFLPNSSGNFSVGSTGAAAQPGIENPSLTWGNSSHMPMTENSINAFAITKILKPIGFSASVFDNVQDVLITFRALRSDGQEVTVDNKFLKANNPHLLINFYEQHLKYST; translated from the exons atgaagGGAAAGAGGAAGGCAACAGCAAATCCAGTGTTGGCTGATACTGCAGAGGGCAGTAGTAACAGTTTAATTGAGACCCAAGTGAGGGAAGGGAATATTGGTGAAGAAAAGGAGATTAACTGGGTTGATAATGGGGAGAATCGAGAGGAAactgaaggagaagaagaagaggaagaggataatgatgatgaagaggaagaggaagaggaccCCAAAGGAAAAGATGAGAAAGGCAATTTATTTGATGAAGAAAGGACTAAACTTGATGAGGGTTTCTTCGAAATCGAGGCTATTCGTCGAAAACGAGTACGAAAG GGTCAGTTGCAGTATCTTATTAAATG GCGTGGATGGCCTGAAACAGCAAACACCTGGGAGCCCTTGGAGAATTTGCAGTCGTGTTCTGACGTCATTGATGCATTTGAAGAGAG GTCTTCACGAAAGCGGAAACGCAAGCATGGGGCTCCGCATACTCCCTCCAAGAAGAAGCAGCCACGTTCCTCTGCTGTCTACAATGTAATGGATGTTGAAGTAAGTATTGCGGATAAACATCTCCCTTCTGCTCCTCTCAATAAGTCATTGCTTGCCGATCTACCTTCACCCTCTCAATTTATCGGCTTAGGTCATGGAGGAGAGAGTAATGGAGATGTAAATAACATCAAAACATCCAAGCAAACTGATGAGAATGGGTCCATAAACGGTTCAAAGCATATTTTTGAAAGGAAAGAGGATAATGAATACGATCCAAAGCTTAGCGAGCTTATTGGAACAATTCCTAACATTGATGTAAACACAAATAAGTTCACAATACATTTCCAAGAAGAAAAGGCTTCAGAAGGTAATGGGATTGCAAATGGGCTTCCCAAGGTTGATTATGCGGACCTTGTTCAGAACAGTCGATGCACAGGTGCTAAGAAAAGAAAGTCTGGTTCTGTGAAGAGGTTCAAAAAAGACTCTGTCATGTGCGAACAAGTTTTCTTACCGAATTCATCTGGGAATTTCTCAGTTGGCTCTACCGGTGCAGCTGCACAACCAGGGATTGAAAATCCTAGTTTAACTTGGGGTAATTCAAGTCACATGCCAATGACTGAAAATTCCATAAATGCATTTGCTATCACCAAGATCCTCAAGCCTATAGGCTTTTCAGCCTCTGTGTTTGACAATGTCCAGGATGTGCTGATAACCTTTCGTGCATTAAG GTCTGATGGACAAGAAGTAACAGTGGATAACAAGTTTCTCAAGGCTAATAATCCACATCTG TTAATCAACTTTTATGAGCAACATCTCAAATACAGTACATGA
- the LOC133670123 gene encoding chromo domain-containing protein LHP1 isoform X1 has translation MKGKRKATANPVLADTAEGSSNSLIETQVREGNIGEEKEINWVDNGENREETEGEEEEEEDNDDEEEEEEDPKGKDEKGNLFDEERTKLDEGFFEIEAIRRKRVRKGQLQYLIKWRGWPETANTWEPLENLQSCSDVIDAFEESLRSGRSSRKRKRKHGAPHTPSKKKQPRSSAVYNVMDVEVSIADKHLPSAPLNKSLLADLPSPSQFIGLGHGGESNGDVNNIKTSKQTDENGSINGSKHIFERKEDNEYDPKLSELIGTIPNIDVNTNKFTIHFQEEKASEGNGIANGLPKVDYADLVQNSRCTGAKKRKSGSVKRFKKDSVMCEQVFLPNSSGNFSVGSTGAAAQPGIENPSLTWGNSSHMPMTENSINAFAITKILKPIGFSASVFDNVQDVLITFRALRSDGQEVTVDNKFLKANNPHLLINFYEQHLKYST, from the exons atgaagGGAAAGAGGAAGGCAACAGCAAATCCAGTGTTGGCTGATACTGCAGAGGGCAGTAGTAACAGTTTAATTGAGACCCAAGTGAGGGAAGGGAATATTGGTGAAGAAAAGGAGATTAACTGGGTTGATAATGGGGAGAATCGAGAGGAAactgaaggagaagaagaagaggaagaggataatgatgatgaagaggaagaggaagaggaccCCAAAGGAAAAGATGAGAAAGGCAATTTATTTGATGAAGAAAGGACTAAACTTGATGAGGGTTTCTTCGAAATCGAGGCTATTCGTCGAAAACGAGTACGAAAG GGTCAGTTGCAGTATCTTATTAAATG GCGTGGATGGCCTGAAACAGCAAACACCTGGGAGCCCTTGGAGAATTTGCAGTCGTGTTCTGACGTCATTGATGCATTTGAAGAGAG CTTGCGGTCAGGCAGGTCTTCACGAAAGCGGAAACGCAAGCATGGGGCTCCGCATACTCCCTCCAAGAAGAAGCAGCCACGTTCCTCTGCTGTCTACAATGTAATGGATGTTGAAGTAAGTATTGCGGATAAACATCTCCCTTCTGCTCCTCTCAATAAGTCATTGCTTGCCGATCTACCTTCACCCTCTCAATTTATCGGCTTAGGTCATGGAGGAGAGAGTAATGGAGATGTAAATAACATCAAAACATCCAAGCAAACTGATGAGAATGGGTCCATAAACGGTTCAAAGCATATTTTTGAAAGGAAAGAGGATAATGAATACGATCCAAAGCTTAGCGAGCTTATTGGAACAATTCCTAACATTGATGTAAACACAAATAAGTTCACAATACATTTCCAAGAAGAAAAGGCTTCAGAAGGTAATGGGATTGCAAATGGGCTTCCCAAGGTTGATTATGCGGACCTTGTTCAGAACAGTCGATGCACAGGTGCTAAGAAAAGAAAGTCTGGTTCTGTGAAGAGGTTCAAAAAAGACTCTGTCATGTGCGAACAAGTTTTCTTACCGAATTCATCTGGGAATTTCTCAGTTGGCTCTACCGGTGCAGCTGCACAACCAGGGATTGAAAATCCTAGTTTAACTTGGGGTAATTCAAGTCACATGCCAATGACTGAAAATTCCATAAATGCATTTGCTATCACCAAGATCCTCAAGCCTATAGGCTTTTCAGCCTCTGTGTTTGACAATGTCCAGGATGTGCTGATAACCTTTCGTGCATTAAG GTCTGATGGACAAGAAGTAACAGTGGATAACAAGTTTCTCAAGGCTAATAATCCACATCTG TTAATCAACTTTTATGAGCAACATCTCAAATACAGTACATGA
- the LOC133670123 gene encoding chromo domain-containing protein LHP1 isoform X5, whose protein sequence is MGRIERKLKEKKKRKRIMMMKRKRKRTPKEKMRKAIYLMKKGLNLMRVSSKSRLFVENEYERVSCSILLNGVDGLKQQTPGSPWRICSRVLTSLMHLKRGRSSRKRKRKHGAPHTPSKKKQPRSSAVYNVMDVEVSIADKHLPSAPLNKSLLADLPSPSQFIGLGHGGESNGDVNNIKTSKQTDENGSINGSKHIFERKEDNEYDPKLSELIGTIPNIDVNTNKFTIHFQEEKASEGNGIANGLPKVDYADLVQNSRCTGAKKRKSGSVKRFKKDSVMCEQVFLPNSSGNFSVGSTGAAAQPGIENPSLTWGNSSHMPMTENSINAFAITKILKPIGFSASVFDNVQDVLITFRALRSDGQEVTVDNKFLKANNPHLLINFYEQHLKYST, encoded by the exons ATGGGGAGAATCGAGAGGAAactgaaggagaagaagaagaggaagaggataatgatgatgaagaggaagaggaagaggaccCCAAAGGAAAAGATGAGAAAGGCAATTTATTTGATGAAGAAAGGACTAAACTTGATGAGGGTTTCTTCGAAATCGAGGCTATTCGTCGAAAACGAGTACGAAAG GGTCAGTTGCAGTATCTTATTAAATG GCGTGGATGGCCTGAAACAGCAAACACCTGGGAGCCCTTGGAGAATTTGCAGTCGTGTTCTGACGTCATTGATGCATTTGAAGAGAG GCAGGTCTTCACGAAAGCGGAAACGCAAGCATGGGGCTCCGCATACTCCCTCCAAGAAGAAGCAGCCACGTTCCTCTGCTGTCTACAATGTAATGGATGTTGAAGTAAGTATTGCGGATAAACATCTCCCTTCTGCTCCTCTCAATAAGTCATTGCTTGCCGATCTACCTTCACCCTCTCAATTTATCGGCTTAGGTCATGGAGGAGAGAGTAATGGAGATGTAAATAACATCAAAACATCCAAGCAAACTGATGAGAATGGGTCCATAAACGGTTCAAAGCATATTTTTGAAAGGAAAGAGGATAATGAATACGATCCAAAGCTTAGCGAGCTTATTGGAACAATTCCTAACATTGATGTAAACACAAATAAGTTCACAATACATTTCCAAGAAGAAAAGGCTTCAGAAGGTAATGGGATTGCAAATGGGCTTCCCAAGGTTGATTATGCGGACCTTGTTCAGAACAGTCGATGCACAGGTGCTAAGAAAAGAAAGTCTGGTTCTGTGAAGAGGTTCAAAAAAGACTCTGTCATGTGCGAACAAGTTTTCTTACCGAATTCATCTGGGAATTTCTCAGTTGGCTCTACCGGTGCAGCTGCACAACCAGGGATTGAAAATCCTAGTTTAACTTGGGGTAATTCAAGTCACATGCCAATGACTGAAAATTCCATAAATGCATTTGCTATCACCAAGATCCTCAAGCCTATAGGCTTTTCAGCCTCTGTGTTTGACAATGTCCAGGATGTGCTGATAACCTTTCGTGCATTAAG GTCTGATGGACAAGAAGTAACAGTGGATAACAAGTTTCTCAAGGCTAATAATCCACATCTG TTAATCAACTTTTATGAGCAACATCTCAAATACAGTACATGA
- the LOC133670123 gene encoding chromo domain-containing protein LHP1 isoform X3 → MKGKRKATANPVLADTAEGSSNSLIETQVREGNIGEEKEINWVDNGENREETEGEEEEEEDNDDEEEEEEDPKGKDEKGNLFDEERTKLDEGFFEIEAIRRKRVRKGQLQYLIKWRGWPETANTWEPLENLQSCSDVIDAFEESLRSGRSSRKRKRKHGAPHTPSKKKQPRSSAVYNVMDVEVSIADKHLPSAPLNKSLLADLPSPSQFIGLGHGGESNGDVNNIKTSKQTDENGSINGSKHIFERKEDNEYDPKLSELIGTIPNIDVNTNKFTIHFQEEKASEGNGIANGLPKVDYADLVQNSRCTGAKKRKSGSVKRFKKDSVMCEQVFLPNSSGNFSVGSTGAAAQPGIENPSLTWGNSSHMPMTENSINAFAITKILKPIGFSASVFDNVQDVLITFRALSSIVSSFQVGAYFAGLMDKK, encoded by the exons atgaagGGAAAGAGGAAGGCAACAGCAAATCCAGTGTTGGCTGATACTGCAGAGGGCAGTAGTAACAGTTTAATTGAGACCCAAGTGAGGGAAGGGAATATTGGTGAAGAAAAGGAGATTAACTGGGTTGATAATGGGGAGAATCGAGAGGAAactgaaggagaagaagaagaggaagaggataatgatgatgaagaggaagaggaagaggaccCCAAAGGAAAAGATGAGAAAGGCAATTTATTTGATGAAGAAAGGACTAAACTTGATGAGGGTTTCTTCGAAATCGAGGCTATTCGTCGAAAACGAGTACGAAAG GGTCAGTTGCAGTATCTTATTAAATG GCGTGGATGGCCTGAAACAGCAAACACCTGGGAGCCCTTGGAGAATTTGCAGTCGTGTTCTGACGTCATTGATGCATTTGAAGAGAG CTTGCGGTCAGGCAGGTCTTCACGAAAGCGGAAACGCAAGCATGGGGCTCCGCATACTCCCTCCAAGAAGAAGCAGCCACGTTCCTCTGCTGTCTACAATGTAATGGATGTTGAAGTAAGTATTGCGGATAAACATCTCCCTTCTGCTCCTCTCAATAAGTCATTGCTTGCCGATCTACCTTCACCCTCTCAATTTATCGGCTTAGGTCATGGAGGAGAGAGTAATGGAGATGTAAATAACATCAAAACATCCAAGCAAACTGATGAGAATGGGTCCATAAACGGTTCAAAGCATATTTTTGAAAGGAAAGAGGATAATGAATACGATCCAAAGCTTAGCGAGCTTATTGGAACAATTCCTAACATTGATGTAAACACAAATAAGTTCACAATACATTTCCAAGAAGAAAAGGCTTCAGAAGGTAATGGGATTGCAAATGGGCTTCCCAAGGTTGATTATGCGGACCTTGTTCAGAACAGTCGATGCACAGGTGCTAAGAAAAGAAAGTCTGGTTCTGTGAAGAGGTTCAAAAAAGACTCTGTCATGTGCGAACAAGTTTTCTTACCGAATTCATCTGGGAATTTCTCAGTTGGCTCTACCGGTGCAGCTGCACAACCAGGGATTGAAAATCCTAGTTTAACTTGGGGTAATTCAAGTCACATGCCAATGACTGAAAATTCCATAAATGCATTTGCTATCACCAAGATCCTCAAGCCTATAGGCTTTTCAGCCTCTGTGTTTGACAATGTCCAGGATGTGCTGATAACCTTTCGTGCATTAAG CAGCATAGTGTCATCTTTTCAAGTGGGTGCATACTTTGCAGGTCTGATGGACAAGAAGTAA
- the LOC133670123 gene encoding chromo domain-containing protein LHP1 isoform X4, protein MKGKRKATANPVLADTAEGSSNSLIETQVREGNIGEEKEINWVDNGENREETEGEEEEEEDNDDEEEEEEDPKGKDEKGNLFDEERTKLDEGFFEIEAIRRKRVRKGQLQYLIKWRGWPETANTWEPLENLQSCSDVIDAFEESLRSGRSSRKRKRKHGAPHTPSKKKQPRSSAVYNVMDVEVSIADKHLPSAPLNKSLLADLPSPSQFIGLGHGGESNGDVNNIKTSKQTDENGSINGSKHIFERKEDNEYDPKLSELIGTIPNIDVNTNKFTIHFQEEKASEGNGIANGLPKVDYADLVQNSRCTGAKKRKSGSVKRFKKDSVMCEQVFLPNSSGNFSVGSTGAAAQPGIENPSLTWGNSSHMPMTENSINAFAITKILKPIGFSASVFDNVQDVLITFRALSIVSSFQVGAYFAGLMDKK, encoded by the exons atgaagGGAAAGAGGAAGGCAACAGCAAATCCAGTGTTGGCTGATACTGCAGAGGGCAGTAGTAACAGTTTAATTGAGACCCAAGTGAGGGAAGGGAATATTGGTGAAGAAAAGGAGATTAACTGGGTTGATAATGGGGAGAATCGAGAGGAAactgaaggagaagaagaagaggaagaggataatgatgatgaagaggaagaggaagaggaccCCAAAGGAAAAGATGAGAAAGGCAATTTATTTGATGAAGAAAGGACTAAACTTGATGAGGGTTTCTTCGAAATCGAGGCTATTCGTCGAAAACGAGTACGAAAG GGTCAGTTGCAGTATCTTATTAAATG GCGTGGATGGCCTGAAACAGCAAACACCTGGGAGCCCTTGGAGAATTTGCAGTCGTGTTCTGACGTCATTGATGCATTTGAAGAGAG CTTGCGGTCAGGCAGGTCTTCACGAAAGCGGAAACGCAAGCATGGGGCTCCGCATACTCCCTCCAAGAAGAAGCAGCCACGTTCCTCTGCTGTCTACAATGTAATGGATGTTGAAGTAAGTATTGCGGATAAACATCTCCCTTCTGCTCCTCTCAATAAGTCATTGCTTGCCGATCTACCTTCACCCTCTCAATTTATCGGCTTAGGTCATGGAGGAGAGAGTAATGGAGATGTAAATAACATCAAAACATCCAAGCAAACTGATGAGAATGGGTCCATAAACGGTTCAAAGCATATTTTTGAAAGGAAAGAGGATAATGAATACGATCCAAAGCTTAGCGAGCTTATTGGAACAATTCCTAACATTGATGTAAACACAAATAAGTTCACAATACATTTCCAAGAAGAAAAGGCTTCAGAAGGTAATGGGATTGCAAATGGGCTTCCCAAGGTTGATTATGCGGACCTTGTTCAGAACAGTCGATGCACAGGTGCTAAGAAAAGAAAGTCTGGTTCTGTGAAGAGGTTCAAAAAAGACTCTGTCATGTGCGAACAAGTTTTCTTACCGAATTCATCTGGGAATTTCTCAGTTGGCTCTACCGGTGCAGCTGCACAACCAGGGATTGAAAATCCTAGTTTAACTTGGGGTAATTCAAGTCACATGCCAATGACTGAAAATTCCATAAATGCATTTGCTATCACCAAGATCCTCAAGCCTATAGGCTTTTCAGCCTCTGTGTTTGACAATGTCCAGGATGTGCTGATAACCTTTCGTGCATTAAG CATAGTGTCATCTTTTCAAGTGGGTGCATACTTTGCAGGTCTGATGGACAAGAAGTAA